The Buchnera aphidicola (Takecallis arundicolens) genome has a window encoding:
- the rplJ gene encoding 50S ribosomal protein L10, protein MALNLETKKSIVMKINTIAKKALSAVIATIKNIPAKKITTLRKTGRTENVFLYVVKHTLLKIALKKTKLKCLNTKIHGSTLIGFSLENPGSVAKIFKKFSQENQSFKIVTAAMHDKILSQTEIHTLANLPSFTEAITHFIITIKTATIGQLFSTLLEIKKKKIISK, encoded by the coding sequence ATGGCGTTAAATTTAGAAACAAAAAAAAGTATTGTTATGAAAATTAATACAATAGCAAAAAAAGCATTATCTGCAGTCATTGCAACAATAAAAAATATTCCAGCAAAAAAAATTACCACACTCAGAAAGACTGGTCGTACAGAAAATGTATTTTTATATGTTGTGAAACACACATTATTAAAAATCGCTTTAAAAAAAACAAAACTAAAATGTTTAAATACAAAAATTCATGGATCAACTCTAATTGGATTTTCATTGGAGAATCCCGGTAGTGTAGCAAAAATATTTAAAAAATTTTCTCAAGAAAATCAGAGTTTTAAAATTGTCACCGCTGCTATGCATGATAAAATATTATCGCAAACAGAAATTCATACTTTAGCAAATTTACCAAGTTTTACAGAAGCAATAACACACTTTATAATAACCATAAAAACTGCAACGATAGGACAATTATTTTCTACATTATTAGAAATTAAAAAAAAGAAAATAATATCAAAATAA
- the rplA gene encoding 50S ribosomal protein L1 — protein MIKITKRKQILIKKINLNQEYNIKKAIKILKKYQTNNFVESIDVSMNLGIDPKKTEQTIRGATILPHGLGKKIKIAVFTQGKNIEIAKQYGADIAGSLDIVSILKNKKNSFDVIIASPDTMHIVSTLGPILGPRGLMPNIKTGTITEDIKTAVKNAKKGNIRYKNDKNGIIHTTIGKINFTDDQIYDNLKTLITEIKKLKPKNSKGNFIKKLILSSTMGCGIIIDLNSVI, from the coding sequence ATGATTAAAATTACAAAAAGAAAACAAATTTTAATAAAAAAAATTAATCTAAATCAAGAATATAATATAAAAAAAGCTATTAAAATACTAAAAAAATATCAAACAAATAATTTTGTTGAAAGTATTGATGTATCCATGAATTTAGGAATCGATCCAAAAAAAACTGAACAAACAATCAGAGGTGCAACAATTTTACCACATGGTTTAGGTAAAAAAATTAAAATTGCTGTTTTTACGCAAGGTAAAAATATAGAAATAGCTAAACAATATGGAGCAGATATAGCTGGATCATTAGATATTGTCTCAATATTAAAAAACAAAAAAAATAGTTTTGATGTTATTATTGCTTCTCCTGATACCATGCATATTGTAAGTACATTAGGTCCAATTCTAGGACCAAGAGGGCTAATGCCAAACATAAAAACAGGAACGATTACAGAAGATATCAAAACAGCAGTAAAAAATGCAAAAAAAGGAAATATAAGATATAAAAATGATAAAAATGGAATTATACATACTACAATTGGAAAAATAAATTTTACAGATGACCAAATATATGACAATCTAAAAACATTAATAACTGAAATAAAAAAATTAAAACCAAAAAATTCTAAAGGAAATTTTATTAAAAAATTAATTCTATCATCCACTATGGGATGTGGTATTATCATTGATTTAAATAGTGTAATATAA
- the rplK gene encoding 50S ribosomal protein L11 gives MAKKIQSYIKLQIPAGMANPSPPIGPALGQKGVNIMEFCKKFNEKTKDLEKNMPIPVIITVYTDRSFTFIIKTPPASFLLKKYSKIEKGSKKPKIEQVGKITQQQMQEIAEIKLSDMTGANLDKIKNSIQGTAKSMGLTIED, from the coding sequence ATGGCAAAAAAAATCCAATCGTATATAAAATTACAGATTCCTGCTGGAATGGCAAATCCTAGTCCTCCAATTGGACCCGCTCTAGGACAAAAAGGAGTAAATATTATGGAATTTTGTAAAAAATTTAATGAAAAAACTAAAGATTTAGAAAAAAATATGCCAATCCCTGTAATAATTACAGTATACACTGATCGATCATTTACATTTATTATAAAAACTCCTCCAGCTTCTTTTTTATTAAAAAAATATTCTAAAATCGAAAAAGGTTCTAAAAAACCTAAAATAGAACAAGTAGGTAAAATTACACAACAACAAATGCAAGAAATAGCAGAAATTAAACTTTCAGATATGACAGGTGCTAATCTTGATAAAATAAAAAATTCTATTCAAGGCACAGCAAAATCTATGGGTTTAACAATTGAGGACTAA